A window from Thermodesulforhabdaceae bacterium encodes these proteins:
- a CDS encoding NADH-quinone oxidoreductase subunit J, whose product MIQEYLGYGFSFLAVALAISTILQKNPIYSAASLIGVMLMLACNYVLLNAEFIAAIQVIVYAGAIMVLFVFVIMLINIEYVKREKLYYRGRIFGVIIGMALLLKLLIVGYSLAIKVQEGDLPIPKDMDSTKVIGKYLFSNYILPFEVISVVLLIGIIGAVVLGKKERNGEIERETTIKAVRHVDM is encoded by the coding sequence ATGATTCAGGAATATCTAGGATATGGGTTTTCATTTTTAGCTGTAGCACTGGCAATTTCTACTATTCTTCAAAAAAACCCCATTTACAGTGCGGCATCGCTTATTGGTGTTATGCTGATGTTGGCATGTAACTATGTTCTTCTTAACGCTGAATTCATTGCGGCTATTCAGGTGATCGTTTACGCTGGAGCCATAATGGTGCTTTTCGTGTTCGTTATCATGTTGATAAACATTGAATATGTAAAACGGGAAAAATTGTATTACCGGGGAAGGATTTTCGGCGTGATTATTGGTATGGCACTTTTGCTCAAGTTGCTGATAGTTGGGTATTCTCTTGCTATTAAGGTTCAGGAAGGCGACCTTCCAATACCAAAAGACATGGATTCCACGAAAGTTATTGGTAAGTATCTATTTTCAAATTACATCCTTCCCTTCGAAGTTATTTCAGTTGTGTTACTGATTGGAATAATTGGAGCAGTTGTTTTAGGTAAGAAAGAGCGAAATGGCGAGATAGAAAGGGAAACAACAATAAAAGCGGTGCGACACGTCGATATGTAG
- the nuoK gene encoding NADH-quinone oxidoreductase subunit NuoK, protein MINQMNFFLMIGLLIFGIGAIGLLVRRNLIICFMSIELMLNGVNLIFVTFSHYLQSAVGVLYVLFIMALAAAEVAIGLAIILLIYRLKGTVDMDSLNTMKG, encoded by the coding sequence ATGATAAACCAAATGAATTTCTTTCTTATGATAGGGCTTCTGATATTCGGTATAGGAGCCATAGGATTACTGGTCAGAAGAAACCTTATTATCTGCTTTATGAGTATTGAGCTGATGCTTAACGGAGTCAATTTGATATTCGTGACGTTTTCGCATTATCTTCAGTCGGCTGTGGGAGTGCTTTACGTGTTGTTTATTATGGCTCTTGCTGCAGCAGAAGTGGCAATAGGGTTAGCAATAATTCTTCTGATCTATAGGTTAAAAGGCACAGTGGATATGGATAGCCTAAACACCATGAAGGGATAG
- a CDS encoding NADH-quinone oxidoreductase subunit M — protein MEGIQILSIVTFFPLIGVIALFFIDRENEVLQKTVTLIVTTVTFILSLYLLIYFDPSNPGFQFVERYKWIESIGANYILGIDGISLFLYLLTTFICPICILSAWNYIDKYVKEFLICMLVLEVGMLGTFCALDLLLFYVFWELMLIPMYFIIGVWGGPRRVYAAIKFVLYTLFGSVLMLVGIIFYYLFVASKTGEYTFDLLKWYQVLPPFSMQVWLFAAFALSFAIKVPMFPFHTWLPDAHVEAPTPGSVILAGILLKMGTYGFIRFAIGLFPHAAYFMTPLMVTLAIIGIIYGAMVSIVQPDVKKLVAFSSVSHLGAVMLGIFAMNIQGLEGAMYIMLGHGLSTGALFIIVGMLYERKHSRLIADFGGVAKAMPIMAAFFSVTVLSSVGLPGLNGFVGEFLVFLGAFKVKPLWTILSATCVILAAVYLLWMYKRVMFGPIREENKYLPDMDLREVLLMTPIVILYVVMGICPNYFLGKMHTSINAFLQGYEKRIAMNVYEEKVQPLALIRGGK, from the coding sequence ATGGAAGGGATTCAAATTTTAAGCATAGTTACGTTTTTCCCTTTGATTGGAGTGATTGCTCTGTTTTTCATAGACAGGGAGAATGAGGTTCTTCAGAAAACCGTTACGCTTATCGTAACGACTGTGACCTTTATTCTGTCCCTTTATCTGCTCATTTATTTCGATCCATCAAATCCTGGTTTTCAATTTGTGGAACGTTATAAATGGATAGAGTCTATAGGGGCTAATTACATTCTGGGAATTGATGGCATTTCGCTGTTCCTTTATCTCCTTACAACATTCATCTGTCCTATATGTATTCTCTCAGCCTGGAATTACATAGACAAATATGTTAAAGAATTTCTCATTTGTATGCTCGTGTTAGAAGTGGGAATGCTCGGAACCTTCTGTGCTCTCGATTTGCTTCTTTTCTATGTCTTCTGGGAACTCATGCTGATACCCATGTACTTCATAATAGGTGTATGGGGTGGGCCACGCAGAGTTTACGCAGCCATAAAATTCGTTCTCTATACTCTCTTCGGTAGCGTGCTCATGCTAGTTGGTATTATCTTTTACTACCTTTTTGTGGCATCCAAAACTGGCGAATACACTTTCGATCTTCTCAAGTGGTATCAGGTGCTGCCACCCTTCAGTATGCAGGTATGGCTATTTGCTGCCTTTGCCCTGTCCTTTGCCATTAAGGTTCCCATGTTTCCGTTCCATACATGGTTGCCAGATGCGCATGTGGAAGCTCCAACACCTGGAAGTGTGATCCTTGCCGGAATCTTGCTTAAGATGGGAACATACGGTTTCATTCGGTTTGCTATAGGGCTCTTCCCACATGCAGCTTATTTCATGACACCTCTTATGGTGACTCTGGCTATTATAGGAATAATTTATGGAGCGATGGTCTCCATTGTGCAACCCGACGTTAAAAAGCTAGTGGCTTTCTCGTCGGTTAGCCACCTTGGAGCCGTCATGCTTGGCATTTTTGCCATGAACATCCAGGGGCTAGAGGGAGCCATGTATATAATGTTAGGTCATGGCTTGAGCACTGGGGCACTGTTTATCATCGTTGGTATGCTCTACGAGAGGAAGCATAGCCGGCTTATTGCGGATTTTGGAGGCGTGGCCAAGGCTATGCCAATAATGGCGGCTTTCTTTAGCGTGACAGTGCTTTCTTCGGTTGGCTTGCCTGGGCTTAATGGCTTTGTGGGAGAATTTTTAGTCTTCCTCGGAGCTTTCAAAGTAAAGCCTCTGTGGACAATCCTTTCCGCAACATGCGTGATTTTGGCGGCTGTTTATTTGCTGTGGATGTATAAACGAGTCATGTTCGGTCCCATTAGAGAAGAAAACAAATATTTGCCTGATATGGACCTGAGAGAAGTATTGCTTATGACCCCGATAGTTATCCTATACGTGGTCATGGGCATATGTCCAAACTATTTCCTTGGCAAAATGCATACATCAATCAATGCCTTTTTGCAGGGATATGAAAAGCGTATTGCAATGAATGTGTATGAGGAAAAGGTTCAACCTCTGGCTCTAATAAGAGGGGGTAAGTAA
- the nuoL gene encoding NADH-quinone oxidoreductase subunit L — translation MFDFIVLIPLFPLFGAFLNGIYGVFRDKWANKPSHTIGVAAIGLAFGLMLLIVYKMLSVPIILLALVPALGAFLNFIFGYRWSDKLVSIIGVGSIGISFLLSSLALWKLIHLEPEARFIEVVFYKWMVSGDLSLDVAFLLDPLSAVMIMVVTGVGFLIHAYSIGYMHNDPSYPRFFSYLNLFVFFMLILVMANNFPLMFVGWEGVGLCSYLLIGFWFEDDYNAYAGNKAFIVNRIGDFGFILAIFLIFVNFGTLNYKDVFETASRVLPYNGFTVTAITLLLFVGATGKSSQIPLYVWLPDAMAGPTPVSALIHAATMVTAGVYMVARCNALYTLAPVSLAVVATIGALTAMFAASMGFAQRDIKRILAYSTISQLGYMFLGVGVAAFSAGIFHLVTHAFFKALLFLSAGSVIHAMGGEQDVMKMGGLKGYIRKTFMVSLVGTLAIAGMPGLSGFFSKDEILWQAYSSPYGSKFLWAIGVITAGMTAFYMFRWLFLIFFGEERMDHDTKHHIHESPNSMLVPLYVLAFLSIFGGYIGLPESLGGKNHFHHFLEPVTMYAYKVEWPHYSHALEYTLMIVSIAVAFAGFALAYICYVKDPSIPVKFAEKYKALYRWVYNKYFVDEFYGFLFVTGTLKTCLGMKAFDEKGIDGAVNGTGKSLYWSSILTSKLQTGYIYHYVWGIVLGLLILLL, via the coding sequence ATGTTTGATTTTATAGTTCTTATTCCGCTTTTTCCGCTCTTTGGCGCATTCCTTAACGGAATATATGGTGTATTCCGTGATAAGTGGGCTAATAAACCTTCCCACACAATAGGAGTTGCCGCTATAGGGCTCGCCTTCGGTTTGATGCTACTTATAGTCTACAAAATGTTAAGTGTTCCAATTATATTGCTAGCTCTCGTGCCAGCTCTGGGTGCTTTTTTGAATTTTATCTTTGGGTATCGCTGGAGTGATAAGCTTGTTAGCATAATTGGAGTTGGTTCAATAGGTATATCTTTCTTGCTATCGTCGTTAGCACTTTGGAAGCTTATTCACCTTGAACCAGAAGCCAGATTTATTGAGGTAGTATTTTACAAATGGATGGTTTCAGGAGATTTATCTCTGGATGTGGCTTTCCTGCTAGATCCTCTTAGTGCTGTAATGATAATGGTGGTTACCGGTGTAGGATTTCTCATCCATGCATATTCTATCGGTTATATGCACAACGATCCATCTTATCCAAGATTCTTTTCTTACCTTAATCTTTTCGTGTTCTTCATGCTTATCCTGGTTATGGCTAATAATTTCCCCCTGATGTTTGTAGGTTGGGAAGGTGTAGGACTTTGTTCATACCTTCTTATCGGTTTTTGGTTTGAGGATGATTACAATGCCTACGCTGGTAATAAAGCCTTTATTGTTAACAGAATAGGGGATTTTGGCTTTATTCTTGCCATATTCCTCATTTTCGTAAATTTTGGAACGCTTAACTATAAGGATGTTTTTGAGACAGCCAGTAGAGTCCTACCTTATAATGGATTTACCGTTACAGCGATCACGCTTCTCCTTTTTGTAGGTGCTACTGGAAAATCGTCCCAGATTCCCCTTTATGTTTGGCTTCCTGACGCTATGGCTGGTCCCACACCTGTTTCAGCCTTGATCCATGCCGCCACGATGGTCACGGCTGGAGTATATATGGTTGCTAGATGTAATGCTCTATACACTCTTGCTCCTGTATCCCTGGCTGTTGTGGCAACAATTGGAGCCCTCACAGCGATGTTTGCTGCAAGTATGGGATTTGCTCAAAGGGATATTAAGCGTATTCTCGCATATTCAACAATCAGTCAGCTTGGGTATATGTTCTTGGGAGTGGGAGTAGCAGCCTTTTCGGCTGGTATCTTCCACTTGGTAACACATGCCTTTTTTAAGGCTCTACTGTTCTTGAGCGCCGGTAGCGTAATACATGCTATGGGCGGAGAACAGGACGTAATGAAGATGGGGGGACTTAAAGGTTATATTCGCAAAACCTTTATGGTGTCCCTTGTAGGAACTCTTGCTATCGCTGGTATGCCCGGTTTGTCGGGCTTTTTCAGTAAGGATGAGATATTGTGGCAGGCTTATTCCAGCCCCTATGGTAGCAAATTTCTGTGGGCTATAGGGGTAATTACGGCAGGAATGACGGCTTTCTACATGTTCCGATGGCTATTCCTTATCTTCTTCGGTGAAGAGCGAATGGATCACGATACAAAGCATCATATACATGAATCACCAAATTCTATGCTTGTACCTCTTTATGTGTTGGCTTTTCTTTCCATCTTTGGAGGTTACATAGGACTTCCGGAATCTCTAGGGGGTAAAAACCATTTCCACCATTTTCTCGAACCTGTTACTATGTATGCATACAAAGTCGAATGGCCTCATTATTCTCACGCTCTAGAATATACATTGATGATAGTCTCTATAGCCGTTGCTTTTGCCGGTTTTGCTCTAGCTTACATCTGCTACGTTAAGGATCCCTCAATTCCGGTCAAATTTGCCGAGAAATATAAAGCCTTATACAGATGGGTTTATAACAAATACTTTGTGGACGAATTTTACGGGTTCCTTTTTGTCACTGGCACTTTGAAAACCTGCCTGGGGATGAAGGCTTTTGACGAAAAGGGTATTGATGGAGCTGTAAACGGCACAGGTAAAAGTCTGTATTGGTCAAGTATTTTGACCAGTAAGCTTCAGACCGGATATATCTATCACTATGTATGGGGCATTGTATTGGGTCTTCTTATCCTACTATTGTAA
- a CDS encoding NADH-quinone oxidoreductase subunit N codes for MANFDMLSISPDLVLIAFALLFLLMGAFSRTPKVHKYDMLSIIAFSLAILLNLFIFGSKRFGFYDMMLYDDLAGIFRFIFYGIGILVSLMSDPYIEGKVRHKGEYYALIVLSVVGMSFIATSYDLIMLVLGVEAMSLSVYILAGMFKHDEASAEASIKYFLLGAFSTAIMLLGIAFIYGTVGTTNYNLIIENYNKYLHSGLQVGIFMLGVSAVLAGVLFKIAAVPFHMWTPDVYEGAPTSVTAFMISGVKAASFFMLLRVFLVALKVTVFNLVGIMVFISIITMTLGNIAALTQKSIKRMLAYSSIAHAGYMLIGFVALNKTGLAAIVFYLIAYALMNIGAFAVLVLLEEKGKNLENVSGCGFLYPFLGLMMTIFMFSMVGLPPTGGFMGKFYIFKGALEAGYLWLVIIAVLNSAISAYFYLRVLVYMFFEKPLDTGGVLQASSPAVTTALVITSLGVLVLGIFPQYFFELTTKYMTYLP; via the coding sequence ATGGCAAATTTTGACATGTTATCCATTTCTCCTGATTTAGTGCTAATAGCTTTTGCTTTGTTGTTTCTCTTGATGGGGGCTTTTTCCAGGACCCCGAAAGTTCACAAATATGACATGTTGTCTATCATTGCCTTTTCCCTGGCGATCCTCCTTAATCTATTCATCTTCGGTAGTAAACGCTTCGGTTTCTACGACATGATGCTTTACGATGATCTGGCGGGTATCTTCAGGTTTATCTTTTACGGTATAGGTATCCTTGTCTCCCTTATGTCTGATCCATACATAGAAGGCAAAGTGCGACATAAGGGAGAATATTACGCTTTGATTGTGCTTTCAGTGGTTGGCATGAGTTTTATAGCTACCTCTTACGATTTGATCATGCTGGTGCTCGGTGTGGAAGCCATGTCTCTTTCTGTATATATTCTGGCTGGTATGTTTAAACATGATGAAGCATCTGCCGAAGCATCAATAAAGTATTTCCTTCTTGGAGCCTTTTCGACCGCTATCATGCTCCTAGGCATCGCCTTCATCTATGGAACGGTGGGAACAACAAATTACAATTTGATCATTGAAAACTACAACAAATATCTCCATAGCGGGCTTCAGGTTGGGATTTTCATGCTTGGAGTTTCAGCCGTTCTTGCGGGAGTGCTCTTTAAGATAGCGGCTGTTCCTTTCCATATGTGGACGCCCGATGTTTACGAAGGAGCTCCAACTTCTGTAACGGCTTTCATGATTTCGGGTGTCAAGGCGGCTTCCTTCTTTATGTTGCTTCGAGTTTTTCTTGTTGCGCTCAAGGTCACAGTATTCAACCTTGTAGGCATTATGGTTTTCATTTCGATTATTACAATGACCTTAGGCAATATTGCTGCTCTGACTCAGAAAAGCATAAAACGTATGCTCGCTTATTCCAGTATAGCTCACGCCGGCTATATGTTGATAGGTTTTGTTGCTCTTAATAAAACAGGCCTTGCGGCGATCGTTTTCTATCTCATTGCTTATGCTCTCATGAATATTGGAGCCTTTGCTGTTCTGGTGCTGCTTGAGGAAAAGGGTAAAAATCTCGAGAATGTTTCAGGCTGTGGTTTCCTTTATCCTTTCCTTGGGCTTATGATGACAATCTTTATGTTTTCTATGGTTGGGCTTCCACCAACTGGCGGATTTATGGGTAAGTTCTACATCTTCAAAGGTGCTCTCGAAGCAGGATATCTCTGGCTCGTTATTATTGCAGTTCTTAATTCTGCGATATCTGCCTACTTCTATCTGAGAGTTTTGGTTTACATGTTTTTTGAAAAGCCCTTAGATACTGGTGGAGTCCTTCAGGCAAGTTCGCCAGCAGTGACCACAGCTCTTGTTATAACCTCCCTCGGTGTGCTGGTTTTGGGTATATTCCCGCAGTATTTCTTCGAGCTTACAACTAAGTATATGACTTATCTTCCCTAG